The following are from one region of the Aequoribacter fuscus genome:
- a CDS encoding AbgT family transporter, producing MTQKTLGQRALSTIERWGNALPDPAMLFVGLLFVVWALSAIFSLFDYDLIDPRTGTSVVVHNQLSADALATFMTQLVKNFAHFHPIGVVLVAMLGIGVAEHTGFINTGLKALLSVTARWLLTPMIILVGIVSHTAADAGYVLVIPLGGVIFYAAGRHPLAGIAAAFAGVSGGFSANFIPSAIDPMLQGITQTGAQILNPDIVLNPLNNYYFTSLSSILIILLGWFITDRIVEPRLQGTALDANPTTSDVSENLNAQEQKALRYALLSMGGAAAALAASAIPETSAWRGAGGTLTEFGAPLMGSIVPLIFVLFLLPAVVYGVVAGTVKSSKDVIEGMTKSMQDMGYYLVIMFFIAQFIYSFSASNLGILLALEGAELLKASGLPGSVTVIGIVLLTALLNLFVGSASAKWALLAPIFVPMLMQLGISPDLTQAAYRVGDSTSNIITPLMPYFPLVVVYCQKYVKSTGIGTLVAMMLPYTLAFLVAWTAFLLLMWGLEVPLGLQASYEY from the coding sequence ATGACGCAAAAAACGTTGGGACAACGCGCCTTGTCCACCATCGAGCGCTGGGGCAACGCGCTACCCGACCCAGCCATGTTATTTGTCGGTTTACTCTTCGTGGTATGGGCTTTGTCAGCCATCTTCTCTTTGTTCGACTACGATTTGATCGATCCGCGAACGGGCACCTCGGTCGTCGTCCACAACCAATTATCAGCGGATGCACTTGCCACCTTCATGACGCAGCTGGTCAAAAATTTTGCGCACTTTCACCCCATCGGCGTGGTACTGGTTGCTATGCTTGGAATTGGCGTTGCTGAACATACTGGCTTTATCAATACGGGTTTAAAAGCGTTGCTTAGTGTTACCGCGCGCTGGCTGTTAACACCCATGATTATTCTGGTAGGGATTGTCAGCCATACCGCAGCCGATGCAGGGTATGTACTCGTTATTCCCTTGGGTGGCGTCATTTTTTATGCCGCAGGTCGTCACCCATTGGCGGGTATTGCCGCGGCTTTTGCCGGTGTATCGGGTGGCTTTTCTGCTAACTTTATCCCCTCTGCCATTGACCCCATGCTGCAGGGCATTACCCAAACAGGCGCGCAAATTCTCAATCCAGACATCGTGCTCAATCCTCTCAACAACTACTACTTCACCTCGCTCTCTTCGATCCTCATTATCCTGCTAGGTTGGTTTATTACCGATCGGATTGTAGAACCCCGACTGCAGGGCACCGCTCTGGACGCGAACCCGACGACATCAGATGTCAGCGAGAACTTGAATGCGCAAGAGCAAAAAGCACTGCGTTACGCGCTACTCAGCATGGGGGGAGCTGCGGCGGCGTTGGCTGCCAGCGCGATTCCCGAGACATCCGCTTGGCGAGGAGCAGGCGGTACGCTAACGGAATTTGGTGCGCCATTGATGGGCTCCATTGTTCCACTCATCTTTGTCCTGTTCTTACTGCCCGCTGTGGTTTACGGCGTAGTAGCCGGCACCGTCAAAAGCTCGAAAGATGTCATCGAAGGCATGACAAAGTCGATGCAAGATATGGGCTACTACCTAGTCATCATGTTCTTTATCGCCCAATTCATTTATAGCTTTTCGGCGTCTAACTTGGGGATCTTGTTAGCGCTAGAGGGTGCGGAATTACTCAAAGCATCGGGACTACCCGGATCGGTCACGGTCATTGGCATTGTCTTGTTGACTGCGCTTCTTAACTTATTTGTGGGATCAGCGTCGGCGAAGTGGGCACTATTAGCCCCCATCTTTGTACCCATGCTAATGCAGTTGGGCATTTCACCAGACCTGACTCAGGCCGCCTACCGAGTCGGTGACTCGACCTCCAACATCATTACCCCACTGATGCCCTACTTCCCTCTCGTCGTTGTTTACTGTCAGAAGTACGTTAAATCGACAGGAATAGGCACCTTGGTTGCGATGATGCTGCCCTACACCTTGGCCTTCCTTGTGGCATGGACAGCCTTCTTGTTATTGATGTGGGGGCTTGAAGTTCCGCTCGGTTTGCAGGCGAGCTACGAGTACTAA
- a CDS encoding NUDIX hydrolase — protein MSDRPFCRRCGTLLTERVPAGDHKPRWCCDACSFIDYDNPKIIVACIATVGDRVLWIKRGTPPKQGCWAQPSGFMENGETPEQAAARELFEETGAVIDPAKLNLFLVGSLPAISEVYLVYYGELDDFQVATTDEALEIRLCDESEAPWDQYAYPEVIEATRQFYRDHAKRSYGVYRGRYVDGVNTIERVN, from the coding sequence ATGTCCGACCGCCCTTTTTGCCGACGCTGTGGAACCCTGCTCACTGAGCGCGTGCCTGCGGGGGATCACAAGCCCCGTTGGTGCTGTGACGCCTGTAGCTTCATTGATTACGACAACCCAAAGATTATCGTAGCCTGCATTGCAACAGTGGGTGATCGAGTCTTGTGGATTAAGCGGGGAACCCCACCCAAGCAGGGTTGTTGGGCGCAACCCTCGGGTTTTATGGAAAATGGAGAAACCCCCGAGCAGGCCGCCGCCCGTGAGCTATTTGAAGAGACGGGCGCGGTGATCGACCCAGCCAAGCTAAACTTATTTCTGGTGGGTTCTTTACCGGCCATCAGCGAAGTGTATCTCGTGTATTACGGTGAGCTCGACGATTTTCAGGTCGCGACGACGGATGAGGCGCTGGAGATTCGTTTGTGTGATGAATCCGAGGCACCATGGGATCAATACGCCTATCCCGAGGTCATAGAAGCGACACGTCAGTTTTATCGCGATCATGCTAAGCGCTCATACGGCGTCTACCGCGGACGTTATGTGGATGGTGTGAATACCATCGAGCGGGTTAACTGA
- the pdsS gene encoding proteobacterial dedicated sortase system histidine kinase, whose amino-acid sequence MNRLFRPGLRTKLLLISGFLFTIPWIGYEYIWEMEKYLRAGQEKTLQGTVRAVATALHERPKLFDLQASYRSLERGRDLYAYPIVDPIRLDGDLRDWRLKQHALDYGANNILLQSDTYHPGTLTFRHMVGKYREHLYAYFEVSDESITYRPQNSLKVDRNDHLQIAFTTPAGDFRRYLISPYQAGWLTPYEIATDDNSSTTPLKPEPRIQGALAETPQGYNVELRIPLKMLSSKLSFAITDFDRQRKEPAVTISTSDIWNEDKLGTVLVPSPEIEQIIKGLGHSASRIWVVDQHQRVLAKAGDIKTTDGAWNTGNDDVTEDSAWRRFEQTFLHPLYYQFLTKPPKDFIDELYDAGNLEGLHIEEALAGRAGSSWRLTADNKAVILAAAYPIYINQQVMGAVIAEETTNGIRTLRNRALEKLFTMMLGVMLISTVGIFLFASRISARIRTLRDQAELAIDTRGRIQAPIEASTAHDEIGDLSRSYAGMLHRLTQYHHYLENMSSRLSHELRTPVAVVKSSLETLDMEQEGIGDSVYLQRAREGLDRLSSILTNMSEASRLEESLQQTENQDFNLVALLEGCIQGYRLAYPGREIHLVCAQAKVQLHGAPDLLAQLLDKLINNAMEFAPEGTPISVTLEVRNQTAHIEVKNQGPELPDNMQGRLFDSMVSVRTNPGANQQPHLGLGLYIARLIAEFHKGRIEIANRDDTKGVVVRVLIPLS is encoded by the coding sequence GTGAATCGTTTATTTCGACCGGGCCTACGCACTAAGCTGCTGTTGATCTCTGGGTTCTTATTTACCATTCCGTGGATCGGTTACGAGTACATTTGGGAGATGGAAAAATACCTGCGCGCCGGGCAAGAAAAAACACTGCAAGGCACCGTAAGAGCGGTGGCCACAGCGCTGCACGAACGACCAAAGCTGTTCGACTTGCAGGCGAGTTACCGTAGTCTCGAGCGAGGTCGAGATCTGTATGCCTACCCCATTGTCGACCCCATTCGCTTGGATGGCGATTTGCGCGACTGGCGGTTGAAACAGCACGCGTTGGATTATGGTGCCAATAACATTTTGCTGCAAAGCGATACCTACCACCCCGGCACGCTCACCTTCAGGCACATGGTGGGCAAATACAGGGAGCATCTTTACGCCTATTTTGAGGTGAGCGATGAATCTATCACCTACCGACCGCAGAATAGCTTGAAGGTGGATCGCAACGACCACCTTCAAATTGCTTTCACGACGCCAGCGGGCGATTTCAGGCGCTACCTCATCAGCCCCTACCAGGCAGGCTGGCTTACGCCCTACGAAATCGCAACAGATGACAACTCCAGCACCACGCCGTTAAAACCGGAACCTCGAATTCAAGGCGCGCTGGCCGAAACTCCGCAAGGCTACAACGTCGAGCTTCGTATTCCTTTGAAGATGCTCAGCAGCAAACTCAGTTTTGCGATTACCGATTTTGACCGGCAAAGGAAAGAGCCAGCGGTTACCATTAGCACATCGGATATCTGGAACGAGGATAAGCTCGGCACCGTGCTCGTGCCCTCACCTGAAATTGAACAGATTATTAAAGGTCTAGGACACAGTGCCTCAAGAATTTGGGTGGTCGACCAACATCAGCGGGTGCTCGCAAAAGCTGGCGACATTAAAACAACCGATGGGGCCTGGAACACAGGGAATGACGACGTCACTGAGGACAGTGCATGGCGACGCTTCGAGCAGACATTTCTGCATCCCTTGTACTACCAATTTTTAACCAAACCACCAAAAGATTTTATCGATGAGCTCTATGACGCCGGTAATCTAGAAGGATTGCATATCGAAGAAGCGCTAGCCGGACGAGCAGGTTCTAGCTGGCGTCTGACGGCTGATAATAAGGCCGTAATTCTGGCAGCGGCCTACCCTATTTACATTAACCAACAGGTTATGGGGGCCGTAATCGCCGAAGAAACCACGAACGGTATTCGTACCTTGCGCAACCGCGCCCTAGAAAAGCTTTTTACCATGATGCTTGGGGTAATGCTGATTAGTACCGTTGGCATTTTCTTGTTCGCGTCACGCATTTCAGCCCGAATTCGAACACTGCGCGATCAGGCAGAGCTGGCCATCGATACGCGAGGTAGAATTCAGGCACCAATCGAGGCCTCGACCGCTCATGACGAAATTGGCGATTTATCCAGAAGCTACGCCGGCATGCTTCATCGCCTGACCCAATACCACCACTACTTGGAGAACATGTCGTCGCGCCTGTCGCATGAGCTGAGAACGCCTGTGGCCGTCGTAAAATCATCACTCGAAACCCTCGATATGGAGCAAGAGGGCATTGGGGATTCCGTTTATTTACAGCGGGCGCGTGAAGGTCTGGACCGCTTGTCGTCCATACTCACCAACATGAGTGAGGCGTCACGGTTAGAGGAAAGCTTACAGCAAACCGAGAACCAAGATTTTAACCTTGTAGCGCTACTCGAGGGTTGTATACAAGGGTACCGCTTAGCCTACCCCGGGCGAGAGATCCATCTAGTCTGCGCTCAAGCCAAAGTCCAACTGCATGGTGCCCCAGACCTCCTCGCCCAACTCTTGGACAAACTGATTAACAACGCCATGGAATTTGCGCCAGAAGGAACGCCCATAAGCGTGACCCTCGAAGTCCGCAATCAAACCGCTCATATTGAGGTAAAAAATCAGGGACCCGAGCTCCCAGACAACATGCAAGGCCGGCTCTTCGATTCCATGGTTTCGGTGCGCACAAATCCGGGGGCTAATCAGCAGCCTCACCTTGGACTGGGACTCTACATCGCTCGCTTGATCGCCGAGTTCCACAAGGGGCGCATTGAAATTGCCAACAGAGACGACACCAAAGGGGTTGTCGTGCGCGTCCTAATCCCGCTCAGTTAA
- the pdsR gene encoding proteobacterial dedicated sortase system response regulator, with product MSRSIAIVEDEPAIRENYAAVLRRQGYQVATYKNRPDAMLGFERALPDLAIIDIGLEDEIDGGFALCQSLRRLSSTLPIIFLTARDSDLDTVSGLRMGADDYLTKDISIPHMTARIAALFRRLEAIKQPSDASQKHVCGSLELDMARMQVRWKDQTVDLTVTELWMVYALARHAGHVKNRQQLMRDAQVVVDDSTITSHIKRIRKKFQQLDSTFDAIDTVYGMGYRWTQDQV from the coding sequence ATGAGCCGCTCTATCGCCATCGTCGAAGATGAACCAGCGATCCGCGAGAATTACGCTGCGGTGTTACGCCGCCAAGGGTACCAAGTAGCGACCTACAAAAATCGACCTGACGCTATGCTGGGTTTTGAGCGAGCCCTACCTGACCTCGCTATCATCGATATTGGCTTAGAAGATGAAATCGATGGTGGTTTCGCGCTCTGCCAAAGTCTGAGACGCCTATCGTCGACTTTACCCATAATCTTTTTAACCGCACGAGACTCTGACTTAGACACAGTGTCAGGGTTGCGGATGGGCGCGGATGACTACCTGACAAAAGACATTAGCATTCCCCACATGACCGCGCGTATTGCGGCGCTGTTCCGCCGTCTAGAGGCCATTAAGCAACCCTCAGACGCTAGTCAAAAACATGTTTGTGGCAGTCTGGAGCTTGATATGGCGCGCATGCAGGTACGCTGGAAAGATCAAACGGTAGACCTTACCGTAACTGAACTCTGGATGGTTTACGCCTTAGCGCGCCATGCAGGCCACGTAAAAAATCGCCAGCAGCTCATGCGCGATGCCCAAGTCGTGGTCGATGACAGCACCATCACCTCGCACATTAAGCGTATCCGCAAAAAGTTTCAGCAACTTGATTCAACCTTCGACGCTATCGATACCGTCTATGGCATGGGCTATCGCTGGACGCAGGATCAGGTGTAA
- the pdsO gene encoding sortase-associated OmpA-like protein PdsO: MKKQIVMGLIVASMASAGADAAEKKLNSPENIGFGSGLVAGAAIGGPVGGMIGALGGILLGNSITTEKTIAELQASLADNESALAAERASRIALEKRNAQLAASMERSRLELAMNVQFRTGSSELEPLYQQSLENMVELLKKDSSLQVTLSGYADRRGDEAFNEQLSAQRVAAVQQVFRNGGIHLNRIKTREFGERSPVDPTVSMDGHAFDRRVAIEVSGSTSMIVHR, encoded by the coding sequence ATGAAAAAGCAAATAGTCATGGGTTTAATCGTAGCATCAATGGCATCTGCGGGAGCGGATGCTGCAGAGAAGAAACTGAATTCACCAGAGAATATCGGTTTTGGTAGCGGTTTGGTGGCGGGCGCAGCGATAGGCGGCCCGGTTGGCGGCATGATTGGTGCCTTGGGCGGTATTTTATTGGGTAACTCCATCACCACGGAAAAAACGATTGCTGAATTGCAGGCTTCGTTGGCTGATAACGAGAGCGCTTTAGCGGCCGAGCGAGCTTCCCGAATTGCGCTGGAGAAACGAAATGCTCAATTGGCCGCCAGCATGGAAAGAAGCCGCCTAGAGCTTGCCATGAATGTGCAGTTTCGCACTGGATCTAGCGAGCTGGAACCCCTGTATCAGCAGTCGCTCGAGAACATGGTCGAGCTGTTGAAAAAGGACTCCAGTTTGCAAGTGACATTATCGGGCTACGCCGATCGTCGCGGTGATGAAGCCTTCAACGAGCAGCTATCAGCTCAGCGAGTCGCAGCAGTGCAGCAGGTCTTCCGCAACGGCGGTATTCATTTAAATCGAATCAAGACCCGGGAGTTCGGAGAGCGGAGCCCGGTTGATCCAACGGTATCGATGGATGGTCACGCCTTTGATCGACGCGTGGCGATTGAGGTGAGCGGGTCAACCAGCATGATTGTACACCGTTAA
- a CDS encoding marine proteobacterial sortase target protein, which yields MSKSQTPGASWRLFLFTVVLCLTGVSAALASNEVTRGTLRLAGEQAGVDVTLVSSDVNITVSGPVARTVLTQHFRNPSSQWSEGVYVFPLPPDAAVDRLVMNVGERVIEGEIQEKQEAKATYQAARAAGRRATLVEQDRPNLFTTSVANIPPHGDITVTIEYQQKVNWRDGKFGLHFPMAITPRYSPFQIPIDEVFKVDELVDGWLILPGERPHQLNLAAQDHPTQTANITVVLNPGFELAQVSSRSHAIVQSELEPGRTEIRLADAEVPADRDFLLSWRPAEGRLPQASFFSESSELGGFGLLSVLPPSQQDWAAPPREVVFVIDTSGSMAGQSIVAARRALVESLKSLRPEDAFNIVEFNHEASALFAQPYPAENYALAHAIRFIRSLEADGGTEIEAAFDLTLALPTDAQKLRQIIFITDGSVSNESELLAKINRELEDRRLFTVGIGSSPNRYFMEEAARAGRGTFSYIANVSDVEDEIGRLLGKLSRPALTDITIEGEGFTDLTPSRIPDLYFGEPLSVALRLLQNDSEVRISGRLVDTAWSQNLAIKAVGASSGIRINWAREMIAQWNRAGIRGVPKEQVREAVLDLALNHHLVSDFTSLVAVDKTPVRSVTIPLRRDDIAPPMPYGLKVSMPQTALGYERNVMYALMLLLVGCCFLWAARRDVAYAKV from the coding sequence ATGTCAAAGTCTCAAACACCAGGCGCCAGTTGGCGCCTTTTTTTGTTTACTGTCGTCCTTTGTTTGACTGGTGTGAGTGCAGCCCTAGCGAGTAATGAAGTCACACGAGGTACTTTACGACTGGCCGGAGAGCAAGCAGGTGTAGACGTCACGCTAGTCAGCTCAGATGTCAATATTACGGTATCGGGGCCAGTGGCACGCACGGTTCTGACGCAGCATTTCCGTAACCCAAGCTCGCAGTGGTCTGAGGGCGTTTATGTGTTTCCTCTGCCACCCGATGCTGCGGTTGATCGCTTGGTGATGAATGTCGGTGAGCGCGTGATCGAGGGAGAAATACAAGAGAAGCAGGAAGCAAAAGCGACGTATCAAGCCGCTCGAGCCGCGGGCAGGCGTGCCACACTTGTGGAACAGGACCGCCCCAATCTATTCACCACGTCGGTCGCTAACATTCCCCCGCATGGCGACATCACGGTGACCATTGAGTATCAGCAAAAGGTAAATTGGCGAGACGGTAAATTTGGGCTGCATTTTCCGATGGCCATCACGCCACGCTATTCACCGTTTCAGATTCCAATCGATGAAGTTTTTAAGGTCGATGAGCTGGTCGATGGTTGGCTTATTTTGCCCGGCGAGCGCCCGCATCAATTGAACTTAGCAGCCCAAGACCATCCCACGCAGACCGCAAACATTACGGTCGTTCTAAATCCTGGTTTTGAACTTGCCCAAGTGAGCAGTCGATCGCATGCGATCGTTCAGTCAGAGCTTGAACCAGGGCGCACCGAAATTCGTTTGGCAGATGCGGAAGTGCCGGCGGACAGAGATTTTCTATTATCGTGGCGACCGGCTGAAGGTCGTCTGCCGCAGGCCAGTTTCTTCAGTGAATCATCAGAACTCGGCGGTTTTGGTTTGCTGTCGGTCTTGCCTCCGTCACAACAGGATTGGGCGGCGCCACCGCGCGAGGTGGTTTTTGTGATCGATACCTCGGGCTCAATGGCCGGGCAATCCATTGTCGCTGCCCGTCGCGCACTGGTCGAGAGCTTGAAGTCCTTACGCCCAGAGGATGCGTTCAATATTGTCGAATTCAACCATGAGGCCTCAGCGTTGTTTGCACAACCGTATCCTGCAGAAAATTACGCCTTAGCCCACGCTATTCGCTTTATTCGAAGCTTAGAGGCAGACGGTGGAACCGAGATCGAAGCCGCTTTTGATTTGACGCTGGCGCTGCCCACCGATGCTCAAAAGCTACGTCAGATTATCTTCATCACAGACGGGAGCGTATCGAATGAGAGCGAGTTACTAGCCAAAATTAACCGCGAGCTTGAAGATAGGCGCTTGTTCACGGTTGGTATAGGGTCCTCGCCTAACCGATATTTTATGGAGGAGGCCGCACGAGCTGGCCGTGGCACGTTCTCTTATATTGCGAATGTCAGCGATGTCGAAGACGAGATAGGTCGCTTGTTGGGTAAACTCTCTAGGCCGGCGTTAACTGATATTACTATCGAAGGCGAGGGGTTTACTGATTTAACGCCAAGTCGAATACCAGATTTATACTTTGGTGAGCCTCTCTCTGTTGCTCTACGCTTGCTTCAAAATGATAGCGAGGTTCGCATCAGCGGCAGGCTGGTTGATACGGCTTGGTCACAAAACCTGGCGATTAAAGCCGTCGGGGCAAGCTCGGGTATTCGTATTAATTGGGCTCGAGAGATGATCGCACAATGGAACAGGGCGGGTATTCGAGGTGTCCCCAAAGAGCAAGTCAGAGAAGCTGTGCTGGATTTGGCCTTGAACCACCATTTGGTCAGTGATTTCACCAGTTTGGTGGCAGTGGACAAAACGCCTGTGCGCTCTGTAACCATACCGCTGAGGCGTGATGATATTGCTCCGCCGATGCCATATGGTTTGAAGGTGTCGATGCCACAAACTGCGCTGGGTTACGAAAGAAACGTCATGTACGCATTGATGTTGTTGCTGGTGGGCTGTTGTTTTCTTTGGGCTGCGAGACGGGATGTAGCCTATGCAAAAGTTTAA
- a CDS encoding class GN sortase, whose amino-acid sequence MQKFKLRSSSRRLGLAIIVTGFALLLHSLWLPAKAELAQFLLSRAWTKTLETQQYTPPWPWADHYPVARLIAPSQQIEQIVLAGDSGSVLAFAPGLNMAADSSVTGAKIISAHRDTHFRFLKAVNVDDALVLRTVNELLAYRVTEINVMNETEFLYPEMNPGGLYLVTCYPFDAMGSASNQRLVVSAVPEPVRKVYNL is encoded by the coding sequence ATGCAAAAGTTTAAGTTACGCTCGAGTAGTCGGCGACTCGGGTTGGCTATTATTGTGACGGGATTTGCTCTTTTACTGCACTCTTTATGGCTACCCGCGAAGGCAGAGCTTGCTCAATTCTTGTTATCGCGTGCTTGGACTAAAACCCTCGAGACTCAGCAATACACGCCGCCGTGGCCATGGGCCGATCACTACCCGGTGGCACGACTGATCGCGCCATCGCAGCAAATTGAGCAGATCGTGTTGGCTGGTGATTCGGGCTCGGTGTTGGCCTTTGCACCGGGACTCAACATGGCAGCTGATTCGTCGGTGACCGGAGCGAAGATCATCTCGGCTCATCGAGATACGCACTTTCGATTTTTGAAGGCTGTGAATGTCGATGACGCCCTGGTGTTGCGAACAGTCAACGAGCTATTGGCGTACCGAGTGACGGAAATTAACGTAATGAACGAGACTGAGTTTTTGTACCCTGAAATGAATCCGGGCGGATTGTATCTCGTAACATGCTATCCCTTCGATGCGATGGGTTCTGCGAGCAATCAGCGTTTGGTGGTGTCAGCGGTGCCAGAGCCTGTGCGTAAAGTCTATAACCTGTAA
- a CDS encoding SPFH domain-containing protein: MDISLILAIGFSIFVIVTVAKTARIVPQREQFVIERLGKYSRTLDAGFHILIPFLDKVAYKHSMKEIAVDVSQQTCITRDNIQVDIDGIIYLQVVDARAASYGITDYYFATTQLAQTTLRSEIGKIELDKTFEERDVINARVVETVDKAAEPWGIKVLRYEVKDIMPPASVTDALEKQMRAERERRAVVAKSEGERQAQINVSEGAKQEMINLSEGQKLKQINEAEGKASEIRLIAEATAHGLRTIAAAINEEGGLDAVNLRVAEQYVKEFGQLAKTNNTLIIPSNLGDVGGMVATVMKSMEAARESRVTTEN; this comes from the coding sequence ATGGATATTTCTCTAATTTTAGCCATTGGCTTTTCTATTTTTGTCATCGTTACCGTCGCGAAAACGGCCCGCATCGTGCCACAGCGCGAGCAATTCGTCATAGAACGCTTGGGCAAGTACTCACGCACTCTTGACGCTGGTTTCCATATTTTGATTCCGTTTTTGGATAAAGTTGCTTACAAGCACTCCATGAAAGAAATCGCCGTAGATGTCTCTCAGCAAACTTGCATTACGCGAGACAATATCCAGGTCGACATCGATGGCATCATTTATCTGCAGGTCGTCGACGCTCGGGCCGCCAGCTACGGCATTACCGATTACTACTTCGCTACCACACAATTGGCTCAGACTACGCTTCGATCCGAAATTGGTAAAATCGAGTTAGACAAAACCTTTGAAGAGCGTGATGTCATCAACGCCCGTGTGGTCGAAACGGTTGACAAGGCCGCTGAACCTTGGGGCATTAAAGTACTGCGCTACGAAGTCAAAGACATCATGCCGCCCGCGTCGGTCACAGATGCCCTGGAAAAACAGATGCGCGCCGAACGTGAGCGCCGCGCCGTCGTCGCCAAATCTGAGGGCGAACGCCAAGCGCAAATCAACGTCTCTGAGGGCGCCAAGCAAGAGATGATCAACTTATCAGAGGGTCAAAAGCTCAAGCAAATCAATGAAGCAGAGGGGAAAGCCAGCGAGATTCGTCTTATCGCTGAGGCAACCGCCCATGGCCTGAGAACGATCGCCGCTGCCATTAACGAAGAAGGTGGACTGGACGCGGTTAACCTGCGCGTTGCCGAGCAATACGTTAAAGAATTTGGGCAACTCGCTAAGACGAACAATACCCTCATCATTCCCTCTAACTTAGGTGATGTGGGCGGCATGGTAGCAACGGTGATGAAATCGATGGAAGCCGCTCGGGAATCGAGGGTGACAACAGAAAACTAA
- a CDS encoding NfeD family protein → MSVELIWIVLGIGMILAEFIVPGLIVIFFGISALVVGLLAWWGVLTDTTYQLWLFGILSGGLLLTLRNRFKAWFQGGSLVADTDTPDDDYIGHYATVLNGFDNDSAFGKVTYRDAHWSAKSANGETVNAGERVLITGRQGSTLIIQKEA, encoded by the coding sequence ATGTCAGTGGAACTTATTTGGATCGTACTGGGTATCGGCATGATCTTAGCCGAATTCATCGTACCCGGACTTATTGTCATTTTCTTTGGTATCAGTGCCTTAGTCGTTGGCTTACTTGCCTGGTGGGGCGTGCTAACCGACACCACATATCAACTGTGGCTGTTTGGAATTTTATCCGGCGGATTATTGTTGACGCTGCGCAATCGTTTCAAAGCTTGGTTCCAAGGTGGGAGCTTAGTGGCCGACACCGACACCCCCGACGACGACTACATCGGACACTACGCGACGGTGCTTAACGGTTTCGACAATGACAGTGCCTTTGGCAAAGTCACCTATCGCGACGCGCATTGGAGCGCCAAATCGGCAAACGGCGAAACCGTGAATGCGGGTGAACGTGTACTTATTACAGGACGTCAGGGTTCAACTCTTATTATCCAGAAGGAGGCATAG